A stretch of DNA from Oreochromis aureus strain Israel breed Guangdong linkage group 23, ZZ_aureus, whole genome shotgun sequence:
ATGAATGCTCATCTTAAACATAACCAAATGTATAAGTAATGCCTGTGAGCCACAAGCTCAGGTCACAGACTGCTGTAAATGCTCTGTTTTAGACAGGCTTTTCCCCTCGtggctctgtgtgatgtcactgaGAGCAGCAACCCCTAATATGGCCATCTGCGATTGCaaaagctccacccacctgctgttaaaGCGTTAATGAGCCAATGGGAAGGGAGTGGGAGGAGCTAGTTTCAGACAGATGGACTGTACCAGGCTCAGTGTAAAATAAActactttttaaaatcaagCACAGCTGCTCCAGCACATTCCAGGAATAAAAAATATGGAGCTGAAAATTAGCATAACAGGTCTACTTTAGGTGCTTAAATGGTAGTGTGCATTAACGTAGAGCACATTACATGATTTATTAACAAGCCCAGCACTTATTTTCATCAACAGCaccattttaaattttgtaatTTGGCCCACACTGGCTACAGGATCTCTTCAAACTGTAGGCTAGGCTATAAATGTGTCCAGACATTAGAAGCAGGGTGGAATGAACTTAGTGGGCTTTTCCTCTCCACTGCATCCTTGATTTTGTCTGGTGCTGAAAGGTGTGGGGGATGAGGCAGGATTTAGTGtggaaacgcacacacacacacacacctatcgTCATATGCTTGGCCTCGCACATCTTGGGTAGTCCCACTCCGTTGGATGCCAGGCAACTGTATCGGCCGGTGTCCTCTTTGGCTACAGATTTAAACTCCTGtggaagagaaaaaacaaccaacaaacCTCTATTATTAGAAAGAGCACGCTTTAAAGTGAAGTGTCTTCTGTCCTGATGGGTCCTTGAGGAAGAATCAGGAATGCTACCTTGTATTAAACCGAAGAGCGACTCAGCAGAAGCATCTTTATGCTGAGGGTGTTAATCACCCACACGATACTACAGTGTGCAACATTTCCCTGTTTTCTTTatctgcatgcacacacacttattTGTCTCACCAGAACTCCTGTGCGCGAGTTGATTAGATAGGTTGCGTTGGCAAGACGGGGCGGGTTCATTGGCTGGTTGTCCTTGTACCATGAGTAAGTGGCAGGTGGGATGCTGTGCTGGTCCCTGCAGCTCAGCTGTACCACTGAGCCAGTCACTGCTGAGCTGGGGATTTCACAGAGTGGGGTTTGAGGCGGCACTAAAAAAAAACGGGCAGAAAAATCACAGCAATGTAAGCAAAAAAACATTCCCATCTTTAATATAGTTTGAATGttctttttacagcagattCTCATCTCAGTCAGTGGTACCTAGGACTTTAAGCGTTACATTGGTCTCGCCCAGGGTGACAGAGTCTTTAGGAGCACTGATCTCACAGCGGTACTCTCCAGCGTCCTCCTGGGTCACTTTTTTCAGCGTCACTGTCGCTCCTTCAATGGTCGCCCGGCCCTCAAAGGGACCTGAGAGAAAGAATAGAAGGTCAGAAGTGGAAATGTCTTCCATGGCTGTGGGCTACAGCCACTGCATGTTATAATCTACGGTCTGCAATACTGCCACCCAAAATTTAATAACCAGTAGCAACTGAACAACTGCAGTATGAGTAAAATAATCTAcaattaaatgttttcttttttttaaccactgcTATAATTTGGAGACATTTTGAGTCGCCGTAAACCCAACACTGAGGATTTCTTATACTGTCATGCAGCTACTGGATGTGACACACGTGCACTGAACCCTGGACTTTTGTAGACATCACCCAATGGAGGCGTATGTGAAAACACAAATGTCCAAGTCTGATCAGACAGCCACCTagtacatgtttgtgtgtgggtaATAATCTGGTACAGCTATCGAGTGTACACTCTACTTCATCGTCAGGAGTTTGTGTGTATCACTGGTAAAGGTGGGCGGATCGATCTAAATATTGATACCGACACTACCGATATTTTGGTTGGATGGtcttagagcaggggtgtccgactccaggcctcgagggccggtgtcctgcaggttttagatgtgtccttgatccaacacagcttatttaaatggctaaatgacatcatcaacatgtcttgaagttctccagaggcctggtaatgaactaatgatttgattcaggtgtgttgacccagggtgagatctaaaacctgcaggacaccggccctcgaggcctggagttcgacacccctgtcTTAGAGACATACTAGCATGATAAGATTGATGCTTTGTTTCTATCTGCTAGGTTCAGTATGTTaaatttatatatgtatatttattttatgaaagACAATGTACCTCATACCTTTTTGTGTTTGACTGTcacatctattttatttatagcctgtagcacatttaaacaacagaagtggacccaaagtgctttagagacaGACACGGTTACATTTCCGgtctccaaaaaaaaaaggtttcaaagtacatgaaaagctgaaattagctggaaagtaaaaatcacaatGATTTAGTAGTTATTTAAATTTACTgcaaaaaataacattaaaatgtattaaaagaaCTTGCAAATTGATGAGGATTCATCTCATAAATGATCAAACACTGCTCTTCCCTACATAAGCTGCTTTCAAGCATTGGTATCGTAATACTGGTCCTATATTTACTTGGTATTCGCACTGCACTAATAAATGGCTTTAGTTacagggatttcatcagattaggTTTGTAGCCAAGACAAGAAATCATTCTGTATTCACTATGAAACTTACACAAATCAACTTTTAAGAATTTAGAAAACTATTATGCATTTTCTCCAATGATGTAGCGCTGTGCAAGTGTTGAGTaacccttcatttctttacattttgcttccaTGGAGCCACATGTTCTTGTAAGcctttaaagtggtcttgaacaGTATATCTTCAGGCTTTctaaaggtctttcaaagtttttatttggctgctttttcactcattttcagcccAGTGCTTGCACCTGACCATTCTCAGAAGAAAAGaaggatttgtgtgtgtgtgtgtgtgtgtgtgtgtgtgtgtgtgtgtgtgtgtgtgtgtgtgtgtgtgtgtgtgtgtgtgtgtgtgtgtgtgtgtgtgtgtgaacacacTTAACGCCAACTTATTAAATAGTGAAAAAAGCACCTAACTTGAGGGATGAAcgagtgttgtgtctacacataacagcaATTTTAGCAATTTTAAATGGTATCTTTGGGtgctttgttactagcagcctcatttgttcccatttctttagtttaatCTATGAAAAATTCTATTTGATTCGATATTTGGTTTAAATCATTGTCAGTAtatacagaggaggtcaggggAAAGGTATGacagtgtctacagccatctggtTTGTGGCTGCATGTCAGCCAGTGGTGCTCGGGATCTTGTAAAAAATGATTGAATTATGAATGGAGGAAAGCACCATCAGTTTTTGATCCATGATGCAAtatcatctggaaagcatcttattggcaacagcttcatttttcagcttgaCAATTATCCCAAACATAcgtcaatgcagtaaaagcgtatctggatagaaaaacacacagtggagcaCTAtgagtcatggactggcctccctaGAGCTCAGACcacaacattattgaagcagtgtggaagcatgttgacagagaacagaacaaaaggcagaaacatccaaagaagagctttggatgtccttcaagaagcctggagaactattcctgaagactacttaaagacatGACAAGAACGCTGCCAAAGAGTGTGATGGAGAATAAAAGTGgccataccaaatattgaccaAATATTAGTTTGTTGTCTCCCTAAGAAACTGCTTCCCAACAACCCTTTTGTGACCTTTGGTGTTCAAATGTAtccagtatttacttttaatatTATTCATACATACCTTTTAGCTACTACACCTAAACATTACCAGTGGTTAGCTAAACATTTCAACTGTTTATCCATACTTTAAGTTACTAGCTTAACAGTTAATCAATACGGTTAGCCAACATTTTAAAAGCTAGGAATACTTTTTAGCTAGCCACTGTTTTACGTGTTTATCTATTATGTTAAGCTAATTTGTTTATTAGTAATATTAGATAATACTTTCATATAGTAGCCATACTTTTAGTAATGTATTTGAACTTCCTCTTGCTTTTTGGACCattatatatctatctatctatctatatatatatatatttatttatttatttttttaatccttcCTGGGttctttttggtgttttttcccccaatttGTTAACTTTACTACCACTTGGTTGTTCAATTGTAACAGTTAAACTGACACTTCCACATATATGTCCCGGCTACATCAAGTACTCCTGGTTGGGGAATCCCCTCTACCTAAGTGGTTGGGGAATTTTTCTTAAAACAGTAAACTATAACATGATATCTcagctgaaattaaaataatagaTTTTACAATCCGCAGTCATGCAGTTTACATAACTCCATATCAAAAAGCTGTTATCTCAGAGAGATAACAGCTTGAAAGGACGACTTCCATGGCAAGGCTTGTCATGAATTCACAAGATATAGCAGCAATTTCTAAGAAGCAGCCTCACATTATGAACACAGTAACTATTCATAGCACCTTTAAAACTAACTTCAGCCGTAAAGCAGCCAATGAAGAGGCAGCGATGGGTCAAAGGCATTTCAAAGCCTTGACATATTTGAGAAAACTGTCAGGCTAACTGCACCGCCTTTAAAAACGACTGGCCCGGGTGAAAGCTGCtgcaattcattatttatttcgcCCATTAAATTCAAATCCTAAAACATAAAGATGAGAGATCAAGGACAAGAGACACATAGACTGAAATATCTCACCCGTAcccaagtgttttgtttttgggtttttttttgtgtggcaCACCCTATCCAGCTGGTACTGCAAGCTGATTACAACAAATGTCCTGTTTGTTCACCGAGAGGATGGAGAGCGACGGGATGCTTTCTCACCTCGAAACTTTCCCTCATAGAACATAAAGGAGACGTCTTTCCCCTTCTTCTTCCATTCGATGCGTGGTTGCTGGTCAGTCTCTGTATAGAATATGCAGGACAGCACTGCA
This window harbors:
- the jam2a gene encoding junctional adhesion molecule 2A isoform X1 codes for the protein MMWTSLYLPVVILLMQCSPSVPVTVTTNRHKVEVEEHKDAVLSCIFYTETDQQPRIEWKKKGKDVSFMFYEGKFRGPFEGRATIEGATVTLKKVTQEDAGEYRCEISAPKDSVTLGETNVTLKVLVPPQTPLCEIPSSAVTGSVVQLSCRDQHSIPPATYSWYKDNQPMNPPRLANATYLINSRTGVLEFKSVAKEDTGRYSCLASNGVGLPKMCEAKHMTIEDVNVTAIVAAVLGVFLAVLICGCGGFLLQRNGFFSPGHRGRSNVNYIPPPQEPQDFKHTQSFML
- the jam2a gene encoding junctional adhesion molecule 2A isoform X2 gives rise to the protein MMWTSLYLPVVILLMQCSPSVPVTVTTNRHKVEVEEHKDAVLSCIFYTETDQQPRIEWKKKGKDVSFMFYEGKFRGPFEGRATIEGATVTLKKVTQEDAGEYRCEISAPKDSVTLGETNVTLKVLVPPQTPLCEIPSSAVTGSVVQLSCRDQHSIPPATYSWYKDNQPMNPPRLANATYLINSRTGVLEFKSVAKEDTGRYSCLASNGVGLPKMCEAKHMTIEDVNVTAIVAAVLGVFLAVLICGCGGFLLQRNGFFSRHRGRSNVNYIPPPQEPQDFKHTQSFML